Proteins co-encoded in one Listeria ivanovii subsp. ivanovii genomic window:
- a CDS encoding PTS fructose transporter subunit IIC, translated as MKIVGVTACPTGIAHTYMSAEKLTMTAEALGYEVKIETQGAKVENVLTKDDIESADYVILAVDKEIDTSRFAGKKVKKVSTSRAIKEADVVIEETIAGKGLINYAKENTLSNSEQPPKASLYNHFMNGVNYMLPFVIAGGILIAISFAFGIDASNPDSDSYNALAAAFSKIGGDTAFGLMVPALAAGIAVSVAGRAGFAPGLVAGTLATVGGSGFLGGMIGGILAGYVAHFFANKVNVTKSLASIYQLIVVPLLGITIVGLAMVFVIDTPIAWVLDALTGWLNGLGETSGVVFGLLIGVMMAADMGGPINKSISTFSIGLMSAGVTAPIAACMAAGMVPPLGLALATLIFKNKFTKEEKAAGNSCWVLGASYITEGAIPFAVADPLRVIPSLMLGSATAAAISMGAGVTSMAPHGGIWVMFIPNVINHLFIYLIAIAAGTVVTAISVGLLKTPLNKRKNKQEMI; from the coding sequence CAGCAGAGGCTCTTGGCTATGAAGTGAAGATAGAGACGCAAGGAGCAAAAGTTGAAAATGTCTTAACAAAAGATGATATCGAATCGGCGGACTATGTTATTTTAGCAGTCGATAAAGAAATTGATACATCTAGGTTTGCTGGAAAGAAGGTAAAAAAAGTATCTACATCAAGGGCAATTAAAGAAGCTGATGTTGTGATTGAGGAAACTATTGCTGGAAAAGGACTAATAAATTATGCGAAGGAAAACACTTTAAGTAATTCTGAACAACCACCCAAAGCAAGTCTGTATAATCATTTTATGAATGGTGTTAACTACATGTTGCCTTTTGTTATTGCGGGTGGGATTTTGATTGCGATCAGTTTTGCGTTTGGAATTGATGCTTCTAATCCTGACTCTGATTCCTATAATGCCCTTGCCGCAGCGTTCTCTAAAATTGGTGGAGATACTGCATTTGGACTGATGGTTCCAGCACTTGCTGCCGGGATAGCAGTTTCCGTTGCTGGACGAGCCGGTTTTGCACCGGGGCTTGTCGCCGGAACACTTGCAACAGTTGGTGGTTCTGGTTTCCTTGGGGGGATGATTGGCGGTATTTTGGCAGGTTACGTAGCTCACTTCTTTGCTAATAAAGTGAATGTCACTAAATCACTTGCTTCGATTTATCAGTTGATTGTTGTACCGCTTCTAGGAATTACGATAGTTGGTTTGGCGATGGTTTTCGTTATTGATACACCGATAGCTTGGGTGTTAGATGCACTTACTGGTTGGTTAAATGGCCTTGGTGAAACGTCTGGTGTGGTATTTGGGCTCTTGATTGGCGTGATGATGGCGGCAGATATGGGCGGACCAATTAACAAATCGATTTCTACCTTTTCTATCGGTCTGATGTCGGCGGGGGTTACCGCTCCAATTGCCGCATGTATGGCAGCTGGAATGGTACCACCGCTTGGATTAGCATTAGCCACTTTAATTTTCAAAAATAAATTTACAAAAGAAGAAAAAGCAGCTGGAAATTCATGTTGGGTACTAGGGGCATCTTATATTACAGAAGGAGCGATTCCGTTCGCAGTGGCTGATCCACTCCGAGTAATTCCTAGTTTGATGCTTGGTTCGGCTACAGCAGCAGCGATTTCGATGGGAGCAGGAGTTACTTCTATGGCTCCACACGGCGGAATTTGGGTAATGTTCATTCCGAATGTAATTAATCATTTATTTATCTACTTAATAGCAATTGCAGCAGGTACTGTCGTGACAGCAATCTCAGTAGGGTTATTAAAAACACCGCTAAATAAGCGGAAAAATAAACAGGAGATGATATAA
- a CDS encoding ketose-bisphosphate aldolase produces the protein MLYTMKDLLEVGKEHQFAVPAFNICSFDMLKAVMEQVEESNAPVIIEIHPDEIAYLGDNFVATVREYALRSKVPVVIHMDHGGTIQDVMRAIRNGYTSVMIDASRASYEDNIALTKEVVSLAHKVGVSVEAELGTIGNNGSAEGGADTIVYTDPDQAEDFVSRTGIDTLAVAIGTAHGLYPKDKKPELNMPLLKELNKRLDIPFVLHGGSGNPDKEVSESVQYGVRKVNLSSDLKSVFFEEIRQVLTKNPEMYEPNQVYPSANEKVKEVVRHKLNILNTVGQADKY, from the coding sequence ATGTTATATACAATGAAAGATCTTTTAGAAGTAGGAAAAGAACATCAATTTGCGGTACCGGCATTTAATATCTGTAGTTTTGATATGTTAAAAGCGGTGATGGAACAAGTAGAGGAAAGTAATGCACCAGTTATTATCGAAATCCATCCAGATGAAATTGCTTATCTTGGGGATAATTTTGTCGCAACCGTTCGCGAATATGCACTTAGAAGTAAAGTTCCGGTAGTTATTCATATGGATCACGGTGGAACCATTCAAGATGTCATGCGAGCAATTAGAAATGGCTACACTTCCGTTATGATTGATGCGTCTCGAGCTAGTTATGAAGATAATATTGCGTTAACAAAAGAAGTGGTCTCTCTTGCGCATAAAGTAGGCGTTTCTGTGGAAGCGGAACTTGGGACAATTGGTAATAATGGGTCTGCTGAAGGTGGGGCGGACACAATTGTTTATACTGACCCAGATCAAGCAGAAGATTTTGTGAGCAGAACAGGCATTGACACTCTAGCAGTTGCGATTGGAACGGCACATGGACTCTATCCTAAAGATAAAAAGCCGGAACTCAACATGCCGCTTTTAAAAGAATTAAATAAACGGTTGGATATTCCTTTTGTGCTTCACGGGGGGTCAGGGAATCCGGATAAAGAAGTAAGCGAATCCGTCCAGTATGGTGTTAGGAAAGTAAATCTTAGCTCGGATCTGAAAAGTGTCTTCTTTGAGGAAATTCGTCAGGTGCTTACTAAAAATCCTGAAATGTATGAACCAAACCAAGTGTATCCGTCAGCAAACGAAAAAGTAAAAGAAGTAGTGAGACATAAATTAAACATTTTAAATACAGTCGGACAAGCAGATAAATACTAA
- a CDS encoding DeoR/GlpR family DNA-binding transcription regulator: MLSTAKERQLKIVNRLKVEQFMRIIDLVELVNYSEATVKRDLVELEKEGLVRRTRGGAMIIDNKKIDLPYLMKMNERSNETNKIRIADIAKSLIRDDMVIFLDSSSTSLYLIDALSKFEGLQIITNGVMTASMLSEFTSARVSILGGSILTKRYTVNGAKAYNDALTYNADIAFVSCRGVDYDTGATETHEGEALIKQAFRRQSSELVLLVTEEKVGHKFMHQSLACHDIDYLITDFKLDAEVEKQFKAHQITCLY; the protein is encoded by the coding sequence ATGTTAAGTACAGCGAAAGAGCGCCAACTGAAAATAGTTAACCGTTTAAAAGTAGAACAATTTATGCGGATTATTGATTTGGTGGAACTAGTTAATTATAGTGAAGCAACAGTGAAGCGCGATTTAGTAGAGCTTGAGAAAGAAGGGCTCGTGAGGCGAACTAGAGGCGGGGCAATGATTATTGATAACAAAAAAATTGATTTGCCTTACTTGATGAAAATGAACGAGCGAAGTAATGAAACAAACAAAATAAGGATTGCTGATATTGCCAAATCACTTATTCGTGATGATATGGTAATTTTCTTAGACTCTAGCTCGACATCGCTGTATTTAATTGATGCTTTAAGTAAATTTGAAGGATTGCAGATTATTACTAATGGTGTAATGACTGCCTCGATGTTATCTGAGTTTACTAGCGCACGAGTTAGTATTTTAGGCGGCTCGATTTTAACAAAACGTTACACGGTCAATGGAGCAAAAGCATATAATGATGCACTTACGTATAATGCGGATATTGCTTTTGTTTCATGTCGCGGGGTAGATTATGATACCGGAGCAACTGAAACCCATGAAGGAGAAGCCTTAATTAAGCAAGCTTTCAGGCGTCAGTCTAGCGAGCTCGTTTTACTAGTTACCGAAGAAAAAGTCGGGCATAAATTTATGCATCAAAGCCTAGCGTGTCATGACATAGATTATTTAATTACAGACTTTAAACTAGATGCTGAAGTCGAAAAACAGTTTAAAGCACATCAAATTACTTGTTTATATTAA
- a CDS encoding peptidase E, whose protein sequence is MKKLFLSSSFADVATIFSDFEKDLAGKTVTFIPTASLVEDVVFYVEAGKKALENLGLIIDELDVSTASFEVIAKKIAHNDIIYVTGGNTFFLLQELKRTGADKLITVEVEAGKLYLGESAGAVITGANIEFIKTMDSIDKAPNLTNYDALNLVNFYTVPHFNSVPFKKITQKIVNENEESLKLVPISNKEAILVQDNEITVNFKP, encoded by the coding sequence ATGAAAAAACTTTTTCTATCCTCTTCTTTTGCCGATGTTGCCACGATATTTAGTGATTTTGAAAAGGACTTAGCAGGTAAAACGGTTACTTTTATCCCTACAGCTAGTCTTGTTGAAGATGTTGTGTTTTATGTAGAAGCTGGTAAAAAAGCCCTTGAAAATTTAGGTTTAATAATTGATGAATTAGATGTTTCTACTGCAAGTTTTGAGGTGATTGCCAAAAAAATAGCTCATAATGATATTATTTATGTCACTGGTGGAAATACTTTTTTCTTATTGCAAGAGTTAAAAAGAACTGGTGCGGATAAGTTAATAACAGTGGAAGTTGAAGCTGGAAAACTCTATCTTGGTGAATCCGCTGGGGCCGTCATCACTGGGGCAAATATCGAATTTATAAAAACGATGGACAGCATAGACAAAGCGCCCAACTTAACAAATTATGATGCTTTGAATTTAGTCAATTTCTACACAGTTCCTCATTTTAACAGTGTACCTTTTAAAAAAATAACGCAAAAAATAGTAAATGAAAATGAGGAATCCTTAAAATTAGTTCCAATTAGTAATAAAGAAGCTATTCTCGTTCAAGATAATGAAATAACCGTTAATTTTAAGCCTTAA
- a CDS encoding helix-turn-helix transcriptional regulator, which translates to MKKSERLNDMMLFLNDKNSFQLSDIMSKYHVSRSTAIRDIKSLEEIGMPIYSELGRNGHYSMLRNRLLSPIFFNEDEVFALYFSMLTLKAYETTPFHLSVEKLKKKFENCLATQKTEMLHKIEEVFSLGYVEHNNECEFLDVILQFAMEEKVCELKYNKQGTEKVYIVQFYNISSAYGQWYGTCFNFETEQIQVFRCDKILAMEESIKFEPKVLANLKKDNKQLYKQANATNFEVEITQKGIDLFYKEHYPSMSLHSEQGRNLIRGFYNKGEERFIINYLLVYGDNIIAIRPNVLKDMLVDRLAYLKNHMLHLIQ; encoded by the coding sequence ATGAAAAAATCAGAAAGACTAAATGATATGATGTTATTTTTAAACGATAAAAATTCCTTTCAATTGAGTGACATAATGTCTAAGTATCATGTTTCGCGAAGTACAGCCATTAGAGACATTAAGTCTTTGGAAGAAATCGGTATGCCAATTTATTCAGAGCTTGGGAGAAATGGTCATTATAGCATGCTTCGTAATCGATTGTTATCTCCAATTTTTTTCAATGAAGATGAGGTTTTTGCGTTATATTTTTCAATGTTAACTTTAAAAGCCTATGAAACAACTCCTTTTCATTTAAGTGTAGAGAAATTAAAAAAGAAATTCGAAAACTGTTTAGCGACCCAAAAAACAGAGATGCTTCATAAAATAGAAGAAGTATTTAGCTTAGGCTACGTGGAACATAATAACGAATGTGAATTTCTAGATGTGATCTTGCAGTTTGCAATGGAAGAAAAAGTATGTGAGCTGAAATATAATAAGCAAGGAACGGAGAAAGTGTATATTGTTCAATTCTATAATATTTCGTCCGCATATGGACAATGGTATGGGACATGTTTTAACTTTGAAACAGAACAAATACAAGTATTTCGTTGTGATAAAATCTTAGCAATGGAAGAAAGTATTAAATTTGAGCCAAAAGTCTTAGCTAATCTCAAAAAGGATAATAAGCAACTTTATAAACAAGCAAATGCCACCAATTTTGAAGTAGAAATAACTCAAAAAGGGATAGATTTATTTTATAAAGAGCATTATCCTTCTATGAGTCTTCATTCTGAGCAAGGTAGAAATCTTATTCGCGGTTTTTACAATAAAGGAGAAGAACGATTTATCATCAATTATTTGTTGGTTTACGGTGATAATATTATCGCAATTCGCCCAAATGTTTTGAAAGATATGCTAGTAGATAGATTAGCTTATCTGAAAAATCATATGCTGCATTTGATACAATAG